Part of the Bacteroidota bacterium genome is shown below.
CACCCACTGCATGCCAGGCATTCATCGTGGAAATCATTGCAGGCGAACATTCCCCGAAAAGGTCGATGGCAGATTGGATGGAATAAAACCTTGCATCGGCATAGCCGTCATTCGGAGAAAGATAAACGCTCAAATTGCGGTAGGCGATTGCCGCTGCCGAATCAATGCCGATTCCAGCCACGGAATAATTGTCCCCATTGTCATTGGTTCCGGAGCCACCTTCGCTGAGGAGGTAGTACCAAAAGTTTTGCACGCCACTGTTGGTATGCACACCTCCGTTGTCCCAACCGCCGGTTGCCCAAAAAGAGCCCAGATAGGTGTCAGGGTTCATATACTGACTTGGATTGGCCATGCTTCTGAAAGCTCCGATGTCATCGCCGATGCGCCAGCTGGCATTGGTGGGCCTTGCCCAGAACTCGATGGTATTTCCGAAAATGTCGCTAAAAGACTCGTTCAATGCACCAGATTCATACTGATAGACCAAACCAGCGGTAAACTGGGTCACACCGTGGGCAAATTCATGGCCGCAGACGTCCAATCCCTGGAATGGATTGTTGTTTCCCCCTCCATCTCCATAGGTCATGAAGGTTCCATTCCAGAAAGCGTTGGAGTAGCTGTTGTCAAAGTGAACGAAGCTGATGAGCTTGCTCGCAGCATCATCGTAGCTGTCACGACCATGAAACTGCATAAAATAATCATAGGTCATTTCCGCGCCCCAATGCGCATCGATGGCTGAATTGTCAAATGCCTGCGCAAAAACATCCCAGACATTGTTGCTGTCAACAAAATCCGTGGCCATGTTGTAGTCGGTACCATTGTTCATGTTGAATGTTTCCACCCCCAAAGCCCTTCCGCTTTCACGCAAGCGAAAAGTCGTGGGATCCACGCTGTCGGTAACGATGGGCTGAATGCCGCTGTAACGGGAATGTCCGATTCCGTTTGCATCCGCGGTATGGAGACGTTCGTTGCGAAAAAGAATTTCCCCGGTTTCAGCGTCCACGTAGATATCTGCTCTGAAAAGTGGTTCGACTGCGTAAATATCCAATTTCCAAGCCAAACGATACTTTGAGGCTTGGTCCGATCCTGTTTTTACATACCACAGTTCACCTTTTGGACGCCATGAGGCATCTGCCCTTCCGTAAATACGCTGATAAAACTGCTCTTGTCCGGGCATTTCCCAAATCAATTTTTGGGCGCCTGTTTTGTGAATGGCCGTGGTGAGCGCGTCTTCGGAACTGAGCACAGTTTTCCCTGACTTGGCTTCAGCGGCAAAGCAGCCGCTGATCGATACGACATTCTCACCTTGGCAATGGACTTTGACGATTGCCCCAAACACCGGAATACCCTGATGCAGCTGCTGAAAGGAATGGTGGGTCATCCCCAAAGCATCCGTTTCTACCTTCAATGCTTCAAAGGTATCCTTGTCTGTCATCGAAAATGTTTTCCTGAAAAGTTCAGGTAACTGCGAAACCAATGGTTTTTGGGATCCGTCAAACTTGACAAAGTTGGCGATGCCGTTTTTGTCGCTTCTCAGGACGGTCCCGGAAGAACTTGTTTGTCGCTGTTGCGCTTGAAGCGGCA
Proteins encoded:
- a CDS encoding M4 family metallopeptidase codes for the protein MIRSIRQFIIAAAGICVLLPLQAQQRQTSSSGTVLRSDKNGIANFVKFDGSQKPLVSQLPELFRKTFSMTDKDTFEALKVETDALGMTHHSFQQLHQGIPVFGAIVKVHCQGENVVSISGCFAAEAKSGKTVLSSEDALTTAIHKTGAQKLIWEMPGQEQFYQRIYGRADASWRPKGELWYVKTGSDQASKYRLAWKLDIYAVEPLFRADIYVDAETGEILFRNERLHTADANGIGHSRYSGIQPIVTDSVDPTTFRLRESGRALGVETFNMNNGTDYNMATDFVDSNNVWDVFAQAFDNSAIDAHWGAEMTYDYFMQFHGRDSYDDAASKLISFVHFDNSYSNAFWNGTFMTYGDGGGNNNPFQGLDVCGHEFAHGVTQFTAGLVYQYESGALNESFSDIFGNTIEFWARPTNASWRIGDDIGAFRSMANPSQYMNPDTYLGSFWATGGWDNGGVHTNSGVQNFWYYLLSEGGSGTNDNGDNYSVAGIGIDSAAAIAYRNLSVYLSPNDGYADARFYSIQSAIDLFGECSPAMISTMNAWHAVGVGSAYTGTLVADFYTQDSNLCEVSAPVRFTNQSTSALSYLWNFGDGSTSTLENPTHTYTFVGDYDVTLIAFGCNGSKDTLVYPNRIHIDLNQPCNVNMPVGSDSLLLTACEGNLFDSGGSDDYLNNSNGVVRIQPGGLNQVQLTFSVFNFAAGDRVTIYDGPSVNSPVIGIYAGTTLPPVITSSNGALTLRESTNGANVREGFLASWNCLSVGTDEMQESACQVYPNPTHGNLEIRWVRGAAEESEWIVFDGLGRSLRKEMSRHNGVWQASLDLSTLSAGVYSLQLRSGNAQIVKRIVVQ